The following are encoded in a window of Balaenoptera ricei isolate mBalRic1 chromosome 1, mBalRic1.hap2, whole genome shotgun sequence genomic DNA:
- the BARHL2 gene encoding barH-like 2 homeobox protein: MTTMEGASGSSFGIDTILSSASSGSPGMMNGDFRPLGEARTADFRSQATPSPCSEIDTVGTAPSSPISVAMEPPEPHVIADGPQHHHHLHHSQQPPPPPPAAAPTQSLQPSPQPLPPQPPAQQLGSAASVPRTSTSSFLIKDILGDSKPLAACAPYSTSVSSPHHTPKQESNAAHESFRPKLEQEDSKTKLDKREESQSDIKCHGTKEEGDREITSSRESPPVRAKKPRKARTAFSDHQLNQLERSFERQKYLSVQDRMDLAAALNLTDTQVKTWYQNRRTKWKRQTAVGLELLAEAGNYSALQRMFPSPYFYHPSLLGSMDSTTAAAAAAAMYSSMYRTPPAPHPQLQRPLVPRVLIHGLGPGGQPALNPLSNPIPGTPHPR, from the exons ATGACAACAATGGAAGGGGCCAGCGGGTCGAGTTTTGGAATAGACACGATTTTGTCCAGTGCCAGTTCGGGCAGCCCCGGCATGATGAATGGAGATTTCCGCCCGCTCGGCGAGGCCAGGACCGCGGATTTTAGGAGTCAGGCCACTCCGTCTCCCTGTTCGGAGATTGATACTGTAGGAACGGCGCCTTCCTCTCCCATCTCGGTCGCCATGGAGCCCCCGGAACCGCATGTGATAGCGGACGGCCCCcagcatcaccaccacctccaccacagccaacagccgccgccgccgccgccagccgCGGCCCCCACGCAAAGTTTGCAGCCTTCGCCGCAACCGCTGCCGCCGCAGCCACCCGCCCAGCAGCTGGGCTCGGCCGCCTCGGTCCCCAGGACTTCcacctcttcttttttaattaaggaCATCTTGGGCGACAGCAAACCTCTGGCGGCGTGTGCACCGTACAGCACCAGCGTCTCATCTCCCCACCACACCCCGAAGCAGGAGAGCAACGCAGCACACGAGAGCTTCAGGCCAAAGCTCGAGCAGGAGGACAGCAAAACCAAACTCGACAAGCGGGAAGAGTCCCAGAGCGACATCAAATGCCACG GAACAAAGGAGGAAGGAGACCGGGAGATTACGAGTAGCCGAGAGAGTCCCCCTGTGAGAGCCAAAAAGCCTCGCAAAGCCAGGACGGCTTTCTCCGACCACCAACTCAATCAACTGGAGCGTAGCTTTGAGCGACAGAAGTACCTGAGTGTGCAGGACCGCATGGACCTGGCAGCTGCGCTCAATCTCACTGACACCCAGGTCAAGACCTGGTACCAGAACCGCAG GACCAAGTGGAAGCGGCAGACTGCGGTGGGCCTGGAGCTGCTGGCCGAGGCAGGGAATTACTCGGCCCTGCAGAGGATGTTTCCGTCGCCTTATTTCTACCACCCAAGCTTGCTGGGCAGCATGGACAGTACTACTGCCGCGGCGGCCGCCGCAGCCATGTACAGCAGCATGTACCGGACTCCTCCTGCGCCCCATCCCCAGCTGCAGCGGCCCCTGGTGCCCCGAGTGCTCATCCAcggcctggggcctgggggacAGCCGGCCCTCAATCCCCTGTCCAACCCCATCCCAGGCACCCCGCATCCACGGTGA